In the Pontibacillus sp. HMF3514 genome, CGCCAAGATTCTTTTTTGTGATTTTGTGCAGAAGGCTTGCCTTTGGTATTTTTAGTTCGTTGATTTTGTTGCTTATGGTTTTGTTTAGACATTAAAGGATCACCCCTTACACTTAGAATGTCCTTTGTTGTCTATACTATTTTTCCAATATTATTCTTCTTCAATCATTTCTTGGTATTGATCTGCTGACATTAGTTCGTCAATCTCACCATTGTTAGATGGTTCTACAATGATCATCCATGCTTTATCATATGGAGATTCGTTAACAAACTCAGGGCTATCCTCTAGCTCTTCGTTGATGCCAACAACTTTACCAGTTAGCGGGGCATAAAGTTCAGATACTGTTTTAACAGACTCTACACTACCAAAAGGCTCGTCTGCTTCAATTTCATCGCCTACTTCTGGAAGTTCAACGAATACAATGTCGCCTAGCTCAGACTGTGCGTGATCTGTAATTCCGATACGAACTTTGTCGCCTTCTACTTTTACCCATTCGTGCTCTTCTGAATAATATAACTCTTTTGGTAAACTCATGTGTACCCCTCCATTTTCTACTACTTCATAGTAAATGTATTAAATTTGGCCAAGTTAGCCAAATGTTTTGCTCACTATTTCCAAGTATCCTCAAATGTTTCTTCTTTAAACCCTACAGTCACCTTATTTCCATCTGTAACAATAGGTCTTTTAATCAGCATGCCATCTGAAGCTAGCCACTCTGCCATTTGATCTTCAGTCGCATCCTGAAG is a window encoding:
- the gcvH gene encoding glycine cleavage system protein GcvH, with the protein product MSLPKELYYSEEHEWVKVEGDKVRIGITDHAQSELGDIVFVELPEVGDEIEADEPFGSVESVKTVSELYAPLTGKVVGINEELEDSPEFVNESPYDKAWMIIVEPSNNGEIDELMSADQYQEMIEEE